The Candidatus Woesearchaeota archaeon region GTGCAGGAAGACAAGCCAGCGCTCATTCCTGGAACTTTACAAGATGGGCAGGGAATACCGGAAGACCGCGCCTGCCCTCTGGTGCCCCGAGTGCACGACGGCAATTGCCCAGGCAGAGCTTTTGGACAAGGAGATTGAGTCCCAGTTCAATGAGATTCTTTTTGAGCTTGAGGACGGGAATAAAATTCACATTGCAACAACAAGGCCAGAGCTTCTTCCTGCATGCGTGGCAGTTTTCGTGCATCCTGAAGACAAGAGGAATGCTGGGCTTATAGGGAAGAAGGCGAAGGTTCCGCTTTTTGATTATTTTGTCCCGATAATAGGCGATTCAAGGGCAGACCCGGAAAAGGGCACAGGAGTAGTCATGTGCTGCACATTCGGAGACCAGACAGATATGGAGTGGTGGAAGGCATATTCGCTTCCGCTTAAGATTGCAATAAACAGGAACGGCACAATGAATGAAACTGCAGGAGCTTATTCCGGGCTTTCGATAAAGGAGGCGAGAAAGAAAATAATTGCAGACCTTAAGGGAAAAGAGCTTCTTTTTGCGCAGAAGCCGATAAAGCACATGGTTAATGTTCATGAGAGATGCGGAACAGAGATAGAGTTCCTCGTTACAGAGCAGTGGTTCATAAAATACCTTGACCTGAAGGACAAGTTCATTGAGGCAGGGCAGAAGATACGCTGGCACCCCGAGCACATGCGCTTAAGGTTTGAAAACTGGATAAACGGGCTTCAGTGGGACTGGTGCATTTCCAGGCAGAGGTATTTCGGGGTTCCCTTCCCGGTCTGGTACTGCAGGAAGTGCGGCGAGATAATCCTTGCAGATGAAAAGACGCTTCCAGTTGACACTCTTGAGGACAAGCCGAAGGGTGAGTGCCCCAAATGCGGCGGAAAGGATTTCGAGCCTGAGAAGGATGTGCTTGACACATGGGCTACAAGCTCGCTTTCACCTGAGATAGCCCTTAAGTGGAGGGAGGATGACAAGTTTTTTGACAGGATGTATCCCATGAGCCTGCGCGCCCAGGGGCATGACATCATAACATTCTGGGCTTTCAACACAGTTGTCAAGGGGCTTTTGCACAACAAGGAGGTTCCCTGGAAGGACATAATGATTAACGGCTGGGCTCTTGACCAGCACGGGAAGAAGATGAGCAAAAGCAAGGGGAATGTTATTGACCCGCTTGAAATGATATCCAAGTATTCCGCAGACTGCCTGAGGTTCTGGGCGGCAAGCTCAAAACTGGGCGAGGATGTTTGGTTCAATGAGAAGGAATTTGTTGCAGGGCAG contains the following coding sequences:
- a CDS encoding valine--tRNA ligase; the encoded protein is MEKQKSDEKQDAYNAGVSEKKWQLFWEKEEVFKFNPKSKKPVYSIDTPPPTVSGAMHMGHAFGYSQMDFIARYHIMKGENVFYPFGFDDNGLATERFVEKKIGKRSTEMPRSEFVKICLKETSEVEKSLKQSWQALGMACDWSLSYHTIEDWCRKTSQRSFLELYKMGREYRKTAPALWCPECTTAIAQAELLDKEIESQFNEILFELEDGNKIHIATTRPELLPACVAVFVHPEDKRNAGLIGKKAKVPLFDYFVPIIGDSRADPEKGTGVVMCCTFGDQTDMEWWKAYSLPLKIAINRNGTMNETAGAYSGLSIKEARKKIIADLKGKELLFAQKPIKHMVNVHERCGTEIEFLVTEQWFIKYLDLKDKFIEAGQKIRWHPEHMRLRFENWINGLQWDWCISRQRYFGVPFPVWYCRKCGEIILADEKTLPVDTLEDKPKGECPKCGGKDFEPEKDVLDTWATSSLSPEIALKWREDDKFFDRMYPMSLRAQGHDIITFWAFNTVVKGLLHNKEVPWKDIMINGWALDQHGKKMSKSKGNVIDPLEMISKYSADCLRFWAASSKLGEDVWFNEKEFVAGQRFVNKLWNASKFTIPHLSDYECRKPKEIELIDQWLLSKLSSLVKSCTEAFDSYEFVRVRLDVENFFWHEFCDEYLEIVKDRLYNSDKYEKKSIDSAKYALYTGFLTIIKLYSPITPHITEEIYQQFFAEKEKANSITISGWP